One Nonomuraea angiospora DNA segment encodes these proteins:
- a CDS encoding tyrosine-protein phosphatase, producing the protein MRRHIAFERLHNFRDLGGYRAAGGSVVRWGRLFRSDSLAKLRGEDWERFLGLGVRTVIDLRYPWEIEAKGRVPHHDGVAYHNLSIEHRPYDQAEIDPDADPWRFLADRYAEVALDGVAELRQALEVIASADEPLVFHCASGKDRTGLVAALVLALLEVPEDDIVRDFALTELATDRLIADWRTANPGRELRWPGYGRAPAEIMRLFLADLAAAHGSVRGYVTERLGVEEELISELRGRYLHDG; encoded by the coding sequence GTGAGAAGACATATCGCGTTCGAGCGGCTCCACAACTTCCGGGATCTCGGCGGCTACCGGGCCGCCGGCGGGAGCGTGGTGCGGTGGGGGCGGCTGTTCAGGTCCGACTCGCTGGCCAAGCTGCGCGGCGAGGACTGGGAGCGCTTCCTCGGCTTGGGCGTCCGTACGGTGATCGACCTGCGCTACCCCTGGGAGATCGAGGCCAAGGGGCGGGTGCCGCACCACGACGGGGTGGCCTATCACAACCTCAGCATCGAGCACCGGCCCTACGACCAGGCGGAGATCGACCCGGACGCCGACCCGTGGCGCTTCCTGGCCGACCGCTACGCCGAGGTCGCCCTCGACGGGGTCGCCGAGCTGCGGCAGGCCCTGGAGGTCATCGCCTCGGCGGACGAGCCGCTGGTGTTCCACTGCGCCTCCGGCAAGGACAGGACCGGGCTGGTGGCCGCACTGGTGCTGGCCCTGCTGGAGGTGCCGGAAGACGACATCGTGCGGGACTTCGCGCTGACCGAGCTGGCCACCGACCGGCTGATCGCCGACTGGCGGACGGCCAACCCGGGCCGCGAGCTGAGGTGGCCCGGGTACGGCAGGGCCCCCGCCGAGATCATGCGGCTCTTCCTGGCCGACCTGGCGGCGGCGCACGGCTCCGTCCGGGGTTATGTCACCGAGCGGCTCGGCGTGGAGGAGGAGCTGATCTCAGAGCTCCGGGGCCGGTACCTCCACGACGGCTAA
- a CDS encoding polysaccharide deacetylase family protein, translating into MMENTLFDYSPIVGREPIRWPGGARVAFYVGLNVEHFTVDRPSTSINEATAALVPDPLNYGWRDYGPRVAIWRVMEVLDRHGIRASVLLNADVCERYPQIIEEGNARDWAWLAHGKNNSTLQADVGDERAYLTEVVETIEKATGQRPRGWLGPALTETFRTPSLLAELGLGYVLDWTNDDQPYRLNVPGMLSVPYSLELNDLGIFTMHGRSGGDFVQLVKDQFDQLYAESAESGRVMALALHPFVIGQAFRAKYLDQALEYIAGHDGVWLTTSDEIAEHYAGTGRS; encoded by the coding sequence ATGATGGAGAACACGCTGTTCGACTACAGCCCGATCGTCGGGCGCGAACCGATCCGCTGGCCAGGCGGTGCCCGCGTCGCCTTCTACGTCGGCCTGAACGTGGAGCATTTCACCGTCGACCGCCCCTCCACCAGCATCAACGAGGCGACCGCGGCACTCGTGCCGGACCCGCTGAACTACGGCTGGCGCGACTACGGGCCGCGGGTGGCGATCTGGCGCGTGATGGAGGTCCTCGACCGGCACGGGATCCGGGCGAGCGTGCTGCTCAACGCCGACGTGTGCGAGCGGTACCCGCAGATCATCGAGGAGGGCAACGCCCGCGACTGGGCGTGGCTGGCCCACGGCAAGAACAACTCCACGCTCCAGGCCGACGTCGGCGACGAGCGCGCCTACCTGACGGAGGTGGTCGAGACCATCGAGAAGGCCACCGGGCAGCGGCCGCGTGGCTGGCTGGGTCCCGCGCTCACCGAGACGTTCCGGACGCCGTCCCTGCTCGCCGAGCTCGGCCTGGGCTACGTGCTCGACTGGACCAACGACGACCAGCCGTACCGGCTGAACGTGCCGGGGATGCTGAGCGTGCCGTACTCGCTCGAACTCAACGACCTGGGCATCTTCACGATGCACGGCAGGAGCGGCGGCGACTTCGTGCAGCTGGTCAAGGACCAGTTCGACCAGCTCTACGCGGAGTCCGCCGAGAGCGGGCGGGTCATGGCGCTGGCGCTGCACCCGTTCGTCATCGGCCAGGCGTTCCGGGCCAAGTACCTGGACCAAGCGCTGGAGTACATCGCCGGTCACGACGGCGTATGGCTGACGACCAGCGACGAGATCGCCGAGCACTACGCGGGCACGGGGCGGTCGTAG
- a CDS encoding AraC family transcriptional regulator ligand-binding domain-containing protein encodes MDRRRHFRWEFMVSSAMGDGAMKGTVSPHLTRLLVRAGIAAGLDRSRLAGVPGLAVLDEDGIRIPTATILRVWELVSGPAWETGGSDRVMELWRPGGLGVWDYLFAVSGTLGEAFQVASRRLTAIADPADRLVVTREDDGGATVSWQGPYRDHPDYPVIAEFATYMMLVMASSGAGRRITPVRVHLPHRSPAAPRHLMELFGTRRVEFETGEPSITFARADIEAPLPRADPALAAILDDHARLSVAAARPVLGWLDRFHSVLESAVTGGPPGLDQVAARLAMSPRTLQRRLRDEGTSWREELESLRRRRVDRLLRETTLSVDSIAARVGFTDSRALRRAIHRWYGHGPAAIRASGPS; translated from the coding sequence GTGGACCGAAGGCGCCACTTCCGCTGGGAGTTCATGGTGAGCAGCGCGATGGGAGACGGCGCGATGAAGGGCACCGTCTCGCCCCATCTGACCCGCCTGCTGGTCAGGGCGGGCATCGCGGCAGGGCTGGACCGGTCCCGCCTCGCCGGCGTGCCCGGCCTCGCCGTCCTGGACGAGGACGGGATCCGCATCCCCACCGCCACCATCCTGCGGGTCTGGGAGCTGGTCTCCGGCCCGGCGTGGGAGACGGGCGGCAGCGACCGGGTCATGGAGCTGTGGCGGCCGGGCGGACTGGGCGTGTGGGACTACCTGTTCGCCGTCTCCGGCACCCTCGGCGAGGCGTTCCAGGTGGCCTCCCGCCGCCTCACGGCCATCGCCGACCCCGCCGACCGGCTCGTCGTCACCCGCGAGGACGACGGCGGGGCGACGGTCAGCTGGCAGGGGCCCTACCGCGACCACCCGGACTACCCGGTGATCGCGGAGTTCGCGACGTACATGATGCTCGTCATGGCGAGCTCGGGGGCCGGACGGCGGATCACGCCGGTACGCGTCCACCTGCCGCACCGCTCGCCCGCCGCGCCCAGGCACCTGATGGAGCTCTTCGGCACCAGGCGCGTCGAGTTCGAGACCGGCGAACCGTCGATCACGTTCGCCCGGGCCGACATCGAGGCCCCGCTACCGCGTGCCGACCCCGCGCTCGCCGCGATCCTGGACGACCACGCGCGGCTGTCCGTCGCGGCCGCCCGGCCGGTGCTGGGCTGGCTCGACCGGTTCCACTCCGTGCTCGAGTCCGCGGTCACCGGCGGCCCGCCGGGCCTCGATCAGGTGGCCGCGCGGCTGGCCATGAGCCCCCGGACCCTCCAGCGCCGCCTGCGCGACGAGGGCACCAGCTGGCGGGAGGAGCTGGAGAGCCTGCGCCGGCGTCGGGTGGACCGCCTGCTGCGGGAGACCACGCTCAGCGTGGATTCCATCGCCGCGCGGGTCGGCTTCACCGACTCCCGGGCGCTGCGGCGGGCCATCCACCGCTGGTACGGCCATGGCCCCGCCGCCATCCGGGCCAGCGGCCCGTCGTAA